Proteins from one Pseudomonas grandcourensis genomic window:
- a CDS encoding AraC family transcriptional regulator has protein sequence MSSPSRVPTYVMQQRSELTDFYIRDKKGRRAETSPHRHEYFQIQVNLGGDTVQHIGNVERPFPRNTLAFILPHRVHVIPHPADSNFIVINFSQTFLLPHLQCDPMDLEEVSILLAPELSPFRFQEHLDFILADEDFGKVCALIEQMRVLDENRQFGTREILKGLLLQLVGSVCALYAEPLKRLAEENAAEVSRRDALSRMSEYLRKNIADPDLNLIKVAAATYLSPTYLTHWLRKEIGKTFTELVLERRMHAARNYLLNGTRPVGEVARLCGFADEAYFSRRFRQIHGQPPGQFRRQQLNPDTPQSPSNT, from the coding sequence ATGTCGTCACCGAGTCGAGTACCCACTTACGTCATGCAGCAACGCAGCGAATTGACGGATTTTTACATCCGCGACAAAAAGGGACGGCGTGCCGAAACCAGCCCGCATCGCCATGAGTATTTCCAGATCCAGGTCAACCTCGGTGGCGATACCGTGCAGCACATCGGCAACGTCGAACGTCCGTTTCCGCGCAATACGCTGGCCTTCATCCTGCCGCATCGCGTGCACGTGATTCCGCATCCGGCCGACAGCAATTTCATAGTGATCAATTTTTCCCAGACCTTTCTGCTGCCGCATTTACAGTGCGACCCGATGGACCTGGAGGAAGTCTCGATTCTCCTGGCGCCGGAGTTGTCGCCGTTCCGCTTTCAGGAGCATCTGGATTTCATTCTGGCCGATGAAGATTTCGGCAAAGTCTGTGCCCTGATCGAACAGATGCGCGTGCTGGATGAGAACCGTCAGTTTGGCACTCGCGAGATACTCAAGGGGTTGTTGCTTCAACTGGTGGGGAGCGTTTGTGCCTTGTATGCCGAGCCGCTCAAACGGTTGGCCGAAGAGAATGCCGCCGAAGTCAGTCGACGCGATGCGCTGAGCAGGATGTCCGAATACTTGCGCAAGAATATTGCCGACCCCGATCTCAACCTGATCAAGGTGGCTGCTGCGACTTACCTGTCACCAACGTATCTGACGCACTGGTTGCGCAAGGAAATCGGCAAGACCTTCACTGAGCTGGTGCTCGAGCGCAGGATGCACGCGGCACGCAATTATCTGCTCAATGGAACCCGGCCGGTGGGGGAGGTGGCGAGATTGTGCGGTTTCGCTGACGAGGCTTATTTCTCCCGACGCTTTCGCCAGATCCACGGCCAGCCTCCAGGGCAATTCAGACGTCAGCAACTCAATCCCGATACTCCGCAATCACCGTCCAACACGTGA